The nucleotide window CTGTGAATATCTTGAAGAGATTTTGTCTAAGACCGTTGTGGCTCGAGGGCAAAGACAGTCGCAGCGAGCCTAAGAGCTCGTGCAGTGGTCGGAGACAGTACGGTACGTTGCATTTCTTTCCCTCCCCACATGAATGCGAAGAATGTATATGTGGTTCTTAGGTTTTGGTCAATCGAGAAGTTGAACTTGTGGAAAACTTCTGGTCGAGAGGATATTTTTGGTGTGTTTGTGTTGGTGTAATTTTGTTGCATTAATATTCGTTGCCCCTGTGTTTTTGTTGCTGTTGTTTTTGTAAGTCAAattgtttgtattttttattactGTGGGAAAAGTTTGTTTGGTGGTGGGATTTAATGGGAATAAAAGGGCATTACAGAAATGAATTTGATATTTTACTTCTGGAGGGGTGCATTGTACAGAACGAATGATTAATGTTGTTggtaaaatagtatttttgcGTCTTTGCTATCTGCTGGATACTCCATTATTAGATAATTGTTGTTCTTGGTAGGAAAAGAATATCATGCATACACTATTGAGCCTCCCGCATTGAATTCATTTCGAGCTTTCTACACTCCATATATCACACTATGAGACCACTGTGCTGTCTAAATATTTTTGGGCGAGTGATAGAGTGAAATCGTGTGATATTATGAATGGGGGACAATCCTCTTAGACTTGGTGttcatacttaaaaaaaaaaaaaaagggttgcaAACGTATTTTGTGTTCATACAAATAACCGAAACTTCAATAAAAACGTGTTTGTTTGCGTCCACTATGCAACAAGACAAGAACCAATCAAACTGCAACTTGCAAATCGCTGATGTTACGTTTTTAAATTTTCACACGCCTTCTTTTTGTGAGTGTGTTCATACTTCATACTAAGGTAGTTCATAcagcaaaatatatttttaagaattcAAAAGGCGTTGTGATTACACCTCTGATTTTAATGTGAGATCATACTTCAAATTGGTGTTTCATCCCCATCACTTCTAATTTTTCTTATCTATTCGAGTCGGTTTTGGATCTGGTGTTTTTGAACTGGATCCGGTCTGGGTTTTCGGATCCATATAAAATTCACAGGCCGAACTAAATTTAACCATCAAAATATTTGAATAGGTTTTAGTTTACAATATTTGGAGTTTTTAGATTTATTCAAACTGAATCCGAAcacataaaaaatcaaaaaaccgAAAAACAAGTCTTATTAAATTTAAACCCATCTATACTTACTATTTGCGAAATAATTTTTCGCATTCGAACATTCACGGTAAAAAATTAGAACGGTTAAAATCAATGATATCTTTagtgaatttttatatataattaaaaacaaatttatactaataatataaaaaaaattaaatatgagataactcttatatattatgttgttatcttgaaataatattttcttttataagagttaaaaattaagatacaagacattttataattaatattaatcaagTAAAAAATTTTGTATAAAGATATTTGGGCTTTttgcaaatatgactcaaaactcaaagtcaaacacaaaactaacccatATTTCATATTCACCCCAAAAAGTCGAAATATTCATGAAAAtgtcattattttatttattttttcaaaaatgagtattttactctatcatcctcatcttcatcaagtatttacaatattatcattgccatcaatacaccaaccattatgaacaaccaatttgaagttTTTAATGCACCTAAAAATCAATTTTGTCTCTTTCTATCTCAtttcttatgaactaaaaacaCCATCTCGTTCACTTTCTCTctatattcatccaaaaaactcaagattttaattttaatttttttaaagattcatAGAGCTATTCAAGTTCATGATTCTTGGTGGGTCGCTTTCGTTTGAGGTTATGTGTGCTTGGAAGAGAGTTATGTGTGTTAAAGAAGTTATCTCACgaatttaaggtatgaaatcaatttttttccagatctgtccGTCAGAACGTAAGTCTTCTGGATGTAGAAGCCTTACACGAAAGTCTTTTGGTCAGTACAAATATTGGGtttgcaattgactttatgTGTGTATTTTTGAGACGACTTATTTGGAAGTCTTACGGTTttctttgttttcaattttttttcaaaaatcctAAGACGATTctcatgtaagtcgtctaggataaacaagttaattttgcatttgacctttaattttgtatttaaccgaattgtgtcagaaatttgacttttcctaGATAACTTACAAGAAATcgtccaaaaaaaataaaacttcaatatttagtttttgttaaACGACTTGCATGTAAATCGTTTCGgtttacttttgcaattgaaaaataaaacttaaatatttaattttagggTGAATTTGCGAGatagccaaaaccaaaaatgtaATTAGGAAACTGActatgattttgacataattgaATTGGTGACATTTAACCCTCATATGATCCGGTTCTGCCCTTTATTACAACAAGTTGTCGGTGAAACATGAATATAGATGACGTCGACTATAATCTATGTGGCCCAACAAAGAGGTGAGTTGATGGTAACTTATAAAAGAGAGGAGAACCACGTGACTTGTATATTTACCGCATACGGATTTTTTATGCGCAGTAATTGGTGGATTAAAATATATCTCCTTccaatatattttgtattccATTCACCAACCTCGATCATTCCATTTTTAAGATGAGTGTTGTATTCCATCAAATTACCACTGTAAGTCCATCCGAAGGAATTCAAAAGCAAGAATGTGAAGAAATCAAGGATTACTACCATGTAATTTGAGGGAACAACCACATACATATGCATCAAATGCTCTATTCCACATGGTCGAAGTAGTATAGGATTATAACTCCATACACAACtcctaaatattaaacattaccATAactcctaaatactaaaccctaaattccaatcactaaacccaaacccaaatgtaaactataatatgtagttataatattttgaataaaattaaaatataaaatagtatatactATTGACCACATACATATGCATCAAATACTTTATTCCACATGTCTGAAATAGTATAGGATTATGACTTCATTCATAACTCCTAATATTAAACATTACCCCAACTCCTAAATACTGAACCCTAAATTccaatcactaaacccaaaacccaaatgtaaactaatatatagttataatattttgaataaaattaaaatttgaaatagtaTATACTAttgaccatatatatatatatgcactgAATGTTCTATTCCATATGGCCGAAGTACTATAAGATTATGGCCCAAATGTAGCTGTGGTTAACGAAATTTGTGTGAAGTTTACACTTATGTGGATCTGGTtaacaaaatgataaaattgagtttttaaaTTCTTAGTTTTGATAGCAACGATACAACTACAAAACATAATTTATGCTTATGCACTATACAATCATATTTATATTCTATGTTATgcaaataaaatagaatacaacaaatagTAAAGATTATATAATTCATTTCACATGAATGGTCTTTCCATTTTATGTACACATGATCTATTCCGCTTATATACACAGTGCAtcattatatataaatgagAATATATTCACCAGATGGCCCAAATCCAGTTTCAAACAATCTATTTGACAGCCTAAATCTTTCATTTGTAACCTGAGAAACAAAAGGAAAAGATAAAAATGTTAGGATCCATATAACAAagtaaatgtaaaataaattgtaaagtATAACAATAATGTGGAATGAAAACCATGTAAGACATAGCGATATGCATAGCTCACGATCTTAAACCACACGTGGGAATATATACGAAAACCCTATCAACTAATCGTGAATCCCTACACGAAAATATGACACTTAATCCAATGTCAACTCTAATCTTGCAGTGACGAACTCAATATTCTAGAAACTAATATTGAGAAACTAACCCCTCTCCAAtcatcactaaaccctaaacggaaatataaaccctaatacAAGTATAAAAATACGTAAATATTAAAACAAGTATGAATTCATAAGCTAAAGAAAGTGATATTAAACGTTCGAATTTATTTCATTCCAAGTCAAATGGAATATAACGTCTATATTTTATTCTATTCCAAATCAGATAGAACACTTAATCTAATGTCAACCCTAATCTTGCAGTGACGAACTCAATATTCTAGAAACTAACCCCTCTCCAATCATCACTAAACCCTACacggaaatataaaccctaatacAAGTATAAAAATACGTAAATATTAAAACAAGTATGAATTCATAAGCTAAAGAAAGTGATATTAAACGTTCGAATTTATTTCAATCCAAGTCAAATGGAATATAACGTCTATATTTTATTCTATTCCAAATCAGATAGAATATACCTAACGGAGATAATGTCATTTCCAGACGGTGATAAAATAGGTATTAGAACAACCGGAGAAACCCAAATCCTATATCAATGGGCGAACTTCGAAGCGGAAAATCAGATCTGAGATGCAATGGTAACGAGGTTGTAGATTTACCAATTATAGTACCCTAATTCCGAAATAGCccaaatagaaaagaaaataacagTATATGAATAACAACATATAAACACTCGAGAACTTGCGGTAGTTCCAGAGATCTGACAAGAATCGACGGTGTGAAGTAGAATAGGAACGGTTTGGTACTACTCGGCGCTGAAACTTTAACGTCGTCGTGTGGTCTACGATCTCCGACGAAGAGAAGATGACGCGTTTATAAAGAATGAAGAAGAAGTGAACAATTCAAAACAAATCCAGTGGAAATGACGATGTGAAGCAAAACCGTACTGGAGATAATTCAAGACTACGAAGATACCAAAGAAGTAAAAAGGAAATATGTGAAGTTAGTAAAGCCACGATTTACTTTTTGgatataataattaagaatattaatttttttttgtttcaggttTTGCCGGTTTCAGAAAGGGGCAGtatagtattaatttataaaattaacacCGTATATAGAAACGTTAGGGAAAATGGTTATGCAgtgaattatatgttttttccTTGTCATATAGCCTAATTTCCCTTAATTTTATCCTGACGATTTTCAACTTCAAGTtcacttagaaaaaaaaagatagggCCCACTATTTTCTGAACCGGCCAGTGCAATATTATCTTTTCATTATCcacaataaattatatatatatatatatatatatttggtcgAACCGTGTTACGTACTTGGTGGATCTTTATTTTCAAATGATAtgtactttttatttctttctttttttggccAAAATTTGGTCAAATGATACGTACTTGGTCGAACAAATATTatatcaaattaatatatacatcctataaaatatatttccgtttgtaattttgtatatagttaatatgaataaataaattagaCGTAAAGAATAATTTATCATTTCATACATGTATTATTGTAAACCATATGTACTAGGtattaatcatattaataataaaataaagagtCAGCCCACCATTTAAAATTCCCTGATTAGTGAGCTGACGAATTATTGTGGGTAAAGATCTGGCAAACCAAAGTTGGAGATTTGCTGAAGTTAGCTGAACGTTGTTATCTATGTAAATGATGATTTGTTGCTGATTGTAGAATGAAGTTATCAATTAAGGATGTGACTTTATAGACCTTTTGAGTAAAATTAATAGAGTAAAAGTATTTTACTCTCacttactctttttttttacaaatttggtgaaaaaaagaggaaaagtAGATGTTCCATTTTACTCCAgctttttctttgtatttttatgATTTGGGAGTAAAACTTTTCATCGTCTTATTTTAAGTTGAACTcagaataaataatataaataaataaatgttttattttactttCATTTATTCTAGTTCTCACTTTTTTTCTTCTGCTttcttactctatttttttcagGTACTCCAATGTATTTCCGATCACACTCTAAGTTAATCTTCTTTCAATATTCAATATCTGATGATCTTGCATAGGAACAAACGAGTAAGTAGGGAGTTAGGCAGGTGTTGACCGTGGTTTCTTTGGTTCttgtagaaaattataaatGGATTCATGTTTAAGGGCCGAAGGTTTACTCGTTACAAGTTTTCAAGAAAGCTGTGGAAGAGGCAGAGTTGAGGTTTCTAGCTCAAGATGTAGATGTGGAAAGAGAGTGGATGGAAGTAAACAATGATCACTCGAGGGATAATGTGTGGAAACCACCACCGAGTCAATGGCTAAAGTGAAACATTGGAATGGAATGGTGTAGAAAGAAGGCCCTATTAAGAGCAGTTTGGGTGATTCCAGATGAGAAACGAGTAGTGAAATTGCATAGTGGAATGGCATGGACTGGACTCAAAGAACTAAAAGATCTGAAGCTGACGATCTTCTGTTGGTATGATTAGCTTGCATCTCAACAATATCATATTTGCAGCTGAATTTACGGACCTTTTTGGCGTCATCCTTAGACCAAAAGCTTGGCTATCCTTTCAGTTTTAGGTGGATAAAGTGGTTTTCGCGTTAGCCAACATGGAAAATTGGAAAATCTTGGTGGAGAAGAGATGTGCAAATATAGGAGCTACTTTCATTGCTCTAAGTGTCCTtagattagatttttttttgtcttatgtTGCCTTAGGTGCTCCTGTATAGCTTGGGGATTTCTTTGTAGATGAAAGTCTTTCATCCTCTATTATTGATTTTTGATGTTGCTATTGGTCTTAAGAGGTGACTTTTTCTGTTTGGCCTCTTAGTAAATAAGGTAGTGTGACGTGAAACCCTTTCAGGGTTTGACTGTTTTTTTTGCTGCCACCCGCAAACATAGCTTCTATGATTACTAACGGTTGTTGGCATTTTGAAACAATCACCAAAAACGCTATAAATCACTTTAAAACGTTccaaacctcttaaaatcaaaagcaaaCCTCCAATTAGGGTTTGCGGTTGCGGATggaaaactaaatataatttttttttaaagtttcaaattaaaattttaaaactgaaatattataaatataaaaaatatatatacattttatatttaatttaaagtcACTAACACTATCACAATTTCTTGTATAACATCTTTAAATCAAGAATATTCACCATAATTTtcaaacattaatatatatagacGAAAAAATATTCATTCAAAACGTCATAAATAActctttaaaacaaattttattgaaataataacttttatctaaaataaataaattaattaatgcaatattattattattaactatattaataattattatattttatcataataGTCTGCTTTTAGTGTTTTTATAATGTgatgaagtatttttttctaatgtgttaatatttgtaattttttattataactgaTGCAATATTTCATAATCAACCAGTCAGAATATGCAGCAAACACACTAATTTATAATTGATGTACTAGTCTACAAACTACTTAATAATACTAGAAATCGTAGCTATTCGCATCTACAAACTTCCACAACTGCACAcacaaccgctgcgtttgaatcGCTATGAGACTTTGGTAGTTGTAATAGTTGAGaacttttattaatatatatattgaaggTTTCAcgaaaaaaaatactcatcccGAATAAAGGGGGAAATGCATATCACGACTTCTTCTTTTCCCACTCGGACAGGTTGTTGTCGTTTATTCAAAGAACCaccaaaatattaatattaacatGTTAGCAACTAACTATAAGCTATCACCAGCTAACATGCACCACCATCTCCACGCTATTGTTCATCATCACCATCCCCAAAGAATCACTTTCGTTTAATTCCgtaatcttcttctcttctcttccacCTCAATGGCGGATCCTCCAAGATCCGACCTGTTTCCTTCTTCTCGGCTCGATTCCGACGCCGGAGCTCTCTTTGTCCTCCAATCAAAAGGTAATTTCGATGAAACTGATCCACCCGAAAGTTTTCTCCACAAATTGATTAATTTTCCCGCCGGAGAATTTCAGGCGAGTGGTGGCACGCCGGGTTTCATCTCACGACGGCTATCGTGGGACCCACGATACTGACGTTACCGTACGCATTCAGGGGACTGGGGTGGTGGTTGGGGTTTGTGTGCTTGACGACGATGGGACTCGTCACTTTCTACGCTTACTACCTCATGTCTAAGGTTCTCGATCACTGTGAAAAAGCTGGCCGCCGTCACATCCGATTCCGGGAACTCGCCGCCGACGTTCTCGGTATAAcacaaaatcatttttttttctgagaatTAAATCTGTGAAatatatatttccttttttGGGTAAATCCGTATACGGTGGATCAAGTTTCAGTGTAGATGTACTTTGACCTTTTATTTGTCTGTTAGATTTCTTGATTGCACACGTGCTTCCGGTTTGGTTGTATTGAAGGTGATGCTTACCGAATTCTAATAACCGGTTTCCGGTTTGGTGTAGAATTTAATTTCTTCAGCTTGTATAAGATCGGTTACACTTCAGAAAATTTGGTTTACCCTGTACTTGGGTTAAGAGAATTCTTAACGAAttggaaccaaaaaaaaacttttggttTGAGTCTTCGAGAAAAATCTAGTTGGGTTCGGTTTAATGGTCAACATAGATGTTATTACTTAGGTgtgaataaatatatttaatttcgaTTAAATATGGATTCTTAAAGTTGACcagaatttttgaatttttaaattttagtaacTGATTGGTTCTGCTATACCGGTCAATTTTAATGTTTGGACCGGTTATTGTAATGTGATGCAGGATCAGGATGGATGTTTTATGTAGTGATATTCATTCAAACAGCTATCAACACTGGAATCGGTATAGGCGCCATTCTACTCGCAGGCCAATGTCTTGATGTATGAAAGAAACCAAAAACTTTAGTTACTTGCTAAACAAGGCACTACGATATGTATGGATCACATATTTTAAttcctctgttttcttttttttgttaacatagATAATGTACTCGAGTCTTTTCCCACAAGGAACCTTGAAGCTCTACGAGTTCATTGCTATGGTCACAGCCGTGATGATTGTTCTGTCACAGCTCCCAAGTTTTCATTCTCTTAGACACATTAACTGTGCGTCTCTTCTTCTCAGCTTAGGCTACACTTTCCTCGTCGTTGGGGCTTGTATCAACCTAGGTACGATGATTTACCATTACATTACCGAAAAAACGACAACTAATGGTAAAAATGGAGACTAATTAATAATagctttgttttggttttgcagGCTTGTCTAAACACGCTCCTAAACGTGAGTATTCACTAGAGCCTTCGGACTCAGGGAGAGTTTTTAGTGCCTTTACATCCATTTCGATCATTGCTGCCATTTTTGGAAATGGAATTCTACCAGAAATACAGGTGTAATATATATGTCGTAAAATCAATTACAACATCATATGTCATGAGCTTGGTTAATGTgataataatatacatataaatgtagGCAACTCTTGCTCCACCAGCTACAGGGAAGATGCTGAAAGGACTAATTTTGTGTTATACTGTGATCTTCTTCACGTTTTACTCGGCTGCAATTTCTGGTTATTGGGTATTTGGTAGTAACTCGAGCTCTAACATTCTCAAGAACCTAATGCCTGACGAAGGACCGACTTTGGCTCCTATCGTCGTCATTGGCCTAGCGGTCATCTTTGTTCTTCTTCAGCTCTTCGCCATCGGCCTCGTAAGTTTAAAAATTGTCAAGTGATCTTACTGATGGTTGCTTGGATAGCAAGATAACACATCTTGCGGTCCAAGTTATCTTTCAATAGATCAGACATTTACCGGATTCATATTGGCAGTGAGACGAGTGGCTAACGtttagagagttttttttttggtaggtgtATTCACAAGTTGCGTATGAGATAATGGAGAAGAACTCGGCGGATACAACAAAAGGGATGTTCTCAAGCCGCAACCTGGTGCCGCGTTTGATACTGAGAACGCTATATATGGCGTTTTGTGGGTTCATGGCAGCCATGCTACCCTTCTTTGGGGATATAAACGCGGTGGTAGGAGCGTTTGGGTTTATCCCACTCGATTTCGTGCTGCCCATGCTTCTATACAACATGACATATAAGCCTACGAAACGGAGCTTCACGTACTGGATAAACATGACGATAATGGTTGTGTTCACTTGTGCGGGCCTCATGGGAGCTTTCTCCTCTGTTAGGAAACTTGTTCTTGATGCTAATAAGTTCAAGTTGTTTAGTAGTGAAGTTGTTGATTAGATCGATGCTTATCATATAGTATATGGATGAATACATAGACGCATTTTTTTGTGTACATGTTTTATTTTGGGTGAGGGTTTCTAATATGATGGTGATTTTTAGTTGAAAATTACTAATTCTTACATGTATCTTGTTCAAGTTTATCCCAATTCCCAAGACTTGGGAATGTTGTTGCTGATGGATTGGCCAAATCAGCCTTGTCTTTTGCTTATGTATCTCCTCCTCTAATCGAGTATCTCATCTTTCTAGTTATAATATAAGTAAGGTCTGACTAAAAAAAGGTTTTATAGTTCTGGAAGATGTTTCGGATGAATCCAAAAAGAATAGATCTTATAGTT belongs to Brassica rapa cultivar Chiifu-401-42 chromosome A07, CAAS_Brap_v3.01, whole genome shotgun sequence and includes:
- the LOC103850231 gene encoding probable GABA transporter 2: MADPPRSDLFPSSRLDSDAGALFVLQSKGEWWHAGFHLTTAIVGPTILTLPYAFRGLGWWLGFVCLTTMGLVTFYAYYLMSKVLDHCEKAGRRHIRFRELAADVLGSGWMFYVVIFIQTAINTGIGIGAILLAGQCLDIMYSSLFPQGTLKLYEFIAMVTAVMIVLSQLPSFHSLRHINCASLLLSLGYTFLVVGACINLGLSKHAPKREYSLEPSDSGRVFSAFTSISIIAAIFGNGILPEIQATLAPPATGKMLKGLILCYTVIFFTFYSAAISGYWVFGSNSSSNILKNLMPDEGPTLAPIVVIGLAVIFVLLQLFAIGLVYSQVAYEIMEKNSADTTKGMFSSRNLVPRLILRTLYMAFCGFMAAMLPFFGDINAVVGAFGFIPLDFVLPMLLYNMTYKPTKRSFTYWINMTIMVVFTCAGLMGAFSSVRKLVLDANKFKLFSSEVVD